In Aegilops tauschii subsp. strangulata cultivar AL8/78 chromosome 3, Aet v6.0, whole genome shotgun sequence, one genomic interval encodes:
- the LOC141020749 gene encoding protein LIFEGUARD 4-like codes for MVVVLSLTAYTFWAARRGKDFSFLGPFLFASLMMLLVFGIIQILFPPGKPSHMIYGALAALIFSGYIVYDTGKIIKRYTYDEYVRAAALLYVDIIGMFVGLPPPLYRADDS; via the exons ATGGTGGTTGTCTTGAGCCTCACCGCTTACACCTTCTGGGCTGCAAGGAGGGGCAAGGACTTCAGCTTCCTTGGTCCTTTCCTATTTGCTTCTCTCATGATGTTGCTCGTCTTTGGAATCATTCAG ATCCTCTTCCCGCCGGGCAAGCCCTCTCACATGATCTATGGCGCGCTGGCGGCACTCATCTTCAGTGGCTACATTGTCTATGACACGGGCAAAATCATCAAGCGTTACACGTATGACGAGTATGTCCGGGCCGCCGCCTTGCTCTACGTTGACATCATCGGTATGTTCGTGGGCCTGCCGCCGCCCCTGTATAGGGCGGACGACAGCTAG